One region of Mycolicibacterium lutetiense genomic DNA includes:
- the trpC gene encoding indole-3-glycerol phosphate synthase TrpC — protein sequence MSAATVLDSIIEGVRADVAAREAVVSLAEIKARAQDAPAPLNVMAALREPGIAVIAEVKRASPSRGELANIADPAHLARAYEAGGARAISVLTEQRRFNGSLDDLDAVRAAVSIPVLRKDFIVKPYQIHEARAHGADLLLLIVAALEQSVLESLLERTESLGMTALVEVHTEEEADRALQAGAKVIGVNARDLKTLTVDRDCFARIAPGLPSNVIRVAESGIRGTADLLAYAGAGADAVLVGEGLVTSGDPRTAVADLVTAGTHPSCPKPAR from the coding sequence ATGAGTGCGGCGACAGTGCTCGACTCCATCATCGAGGGAGTCCGCGCCGACGTAGCTGCTCGCGAGGCCGTCGTCAGCCTGGCTGAGATCAAGGCGCGGGCCCAGGATGCACCTGCACCGCTCAACGTGATGGCTGCGTTGCGGGAACCAGGAATCGCCGTGATCGCCGAGGTGAAGCGGGCGAGTCCTTCGCGGGGCGAGTTGGCCAATATCGCCGACCCGGCACACCTGGCGCGGGCTTACGAAGCCGGCGGTGCGCGGGCGATCAGCGTGCTCACCGAGCAGCGCAGGTTCAACGGCTCGCTGGACGACTTGGACGCGGTGCGGGCTGCAGTGTCAATTCCGGTGTTGCGCAAGGACTTTATCGTCAAGCCGTACCAGATTCATGAAGCTCGGGCGCACGGTGCGGACCTGTTGCTGCTCATTGTGGCGGCGCTGGAGCAATCGGTGTTGGAATCGCTGCTGGAGCGCACGGAATCCCTCGGGATGACGGCTCTGGTGGAGGTGCATACCGAAGAAGAGGCCGACCGGGCGTTGCAGGCCGGCGCCAAGGTCATCGGTGTCAACGCCCGCGACCTCAAGACGCTGACTGTCGACCGCGACTGCTTCGCTCGCATCGCCCCCGGGTTGCCCAGCAACGTCATCCGCGTCGCGGAGTCCGGAATACGTGGAACCGCTGACCTGCTGGCGTATGCCGGCGCGGGTGCCGATGCCGTGCTGGTCGGTGAGGGCCTGGTGACCAGCGGAGATCCCCGCACCGCGGTCGCCGATCTGGTCACCGCCGGTACGCACCCGTCCTGCCCGAAACCGGCTCGCTGA
- the lgt gene encoding prolipoprotein diacylglyceryl transferase: MTTTVLAYLPSPAQGVWHLGPVPVRAYALCIIVGIIAALVIGDRRWQARGGQAGVIYDIALWAVPFGLVGGRLYHVITDWPTYFGPTGRGLGAAFQVWQGGLGIWGAVALGGVGAWIGCRSRGIPLPAFGDAIAPGIILAQAIGRLGNYFNQELYGGDTTLPWGLEIYKRVNSLGEVDDLNGVSTGEVLRVVHPTFLYELLWNLLIFALLIWADRKFRLGHGRLFALYVAGYCAGRFLVELMRSDPATEFAGIRVNTFTSTFVFIGAVVYIMLATRGREDPATLAGKPDEDESAFDELGEELVAAAATTGVVAAATVAGDDDDGENGEDADHMHPDEVGASEDDGAEAAAAIDLKAIDKDSDESEDEAESDETAEPDVDEDAVEDVDDSDIAEDEPEAESDAEAESEDITDDAAEAVDAETEDEVDEVEAPVDEDVEAEDAEDAAEEPTGTDDEAGTDTAESEPEPEAIAAETEDAADAGADAEPAESVDAGEVDEVEAPVDEDVESEDAEDAAEEPESASDDEPTDAEGEAAADSDEPAGEPEPEPAEAEEADVTDEAVDEAEPQADAENEPVEAEDGADADESIASVDADESEAEVAESSVDEVADESSTADEPEQDEAEVDENPSEAEAEAEAEAEAEAEAEAEADEVTEEDGDDAAEAVDVDVEAEPAEQVEAEPDADDDVADESEDADGDTEPEADDADDADDADDADEPDEADAADETVVDEPETASPAAAEDAEPAQQGRRVRRWFRRSR; encoded by the coding sequence TTGACCACTACCGTGCTCGCGTATTTGCCCAGCCCGGCACAGGGGGTCTGGCATCTGGGGCCGGTGCCGGTGCGCGCATATGCGCTGTGCATCATCGTCGGCATCATCGCAGCGCTCGTGATCGGCGACCGGCGCTGGCAGGCGCGAGGCGGGCAAGCCGGCGTCATCTATGACATCGCCTTGTGGGCCGTGCCTTTCGGGCTCGTCGGTGGCCGGCTCTACCACGTGATCACGGACTGGCCCACGTATTTCGGGCCCACCGGAAGGGGCCTTGGCGCGGCATTCCAGGTCTGGCAGGGCGGTCTGGGAATCTGGGGCGCCGTCGCCCTCGGCGGCGTCGGAGCCTGGATCGGTTGCCGTTCGCGCGGGATTCCGCTGCCGGCCTTCGGCGACGCAATCGCTCCGGGAATCATCTTGGCTCAGGCCATCGGCCGGCTCGGAAATTATTTCAACCAAGAGTTGTACGGCGGCGACACCACACTGCCGTGGGGCCTGGAGATCTACAAACGCGTGAACTCCCTCGGCGAGGTCGACGATCTCAACGGGGTGTCGACCGGAGAGGTCCTGCGGGTCGTACATCCGACCTTCCTGTACGAGTTGCTGTGGAACCTACTGATTTTCGCGCTGCTCATTTGGGCCGATCGGAAGTTCAGGCTCGGCCACGGGCGGCTGTTCGCGCTGTACGTGGCCGGCTACTGCGCAGGCCGGTTCCTGGTCGAATTGATGCGCAGCGATCCGGCAACCGAGTTCGCCGGTATCCGCGTCAACACCTTCACCTCAACGTTCGTGTTCATCGGCGCTGTCGTCTACATCATGTTGGCGACTAGAGGACGGGAAGACCCGGCGACCTTGGCGGGCAAGCCCGATGAGGACGAATCGGCGTTCGACGAGTTGGGCGAGGAACTTGTTGCGGCCGCCGCCACGACCGGAGTTGTCGCCGCCGCCACGGTGGCCGGTGACGACGATGACGGCGAAAACGGCGAGGACGCCGACCACATGCATCCGGACGAGGTCGGTGCCAGCGAGGACGACGGCGCCGAAGCGGCCGCGGCAATTGATCTGAAGGCGATCGACAAGGATTCCGACGAGTCTGAAGACGAGGCAGAGTCGGACGAGACTGCCGAACCTGACGTTGACGAGGATGCCGTCGAAGACGTCGATGATTCGGATATCGCTGAAGATGAGCCGGAGGCCGAAAGCGACGCGGAAGCCGAATCCGAGGACATCACCGACGATGCGGCCGAGGCAGTTGACGCCGAGACCGAGGATGAGGTCGATGAGGTTGAGGCCCCGGTAGACGAAGATGTCGAAGCCGAAGATGCGGAGGATGCGGCCGAGGAGCCCACGGGCACCGACGACGAGGCTGGCACAGACACCGCTGAATCGGAGCCAGAGCCCGAAGCGATCGCCGCCGAGACCGAGGATGCGGCCGACGCCGGCGCGGATGCTGAGCCTGCCGAGTCGGTGGATGCCGGCGAGGTTGATGAGGTTGAGGCCCCGGTAGACGAAGATGTCGAATCCGAAGACGCGGAGGATGCGGCCGAGGAGCCTGAGTCGGCTTCCGATGACGAGCCCACCGACGCCGAAGGTGAGGCGGCAGCTGATTCCGACGAACCTGCTGGCGAGCCCGAGCCCGAGCCCGCTGAAGCCGAGGAAGCTGACGTCACAGACGAGGCTGTAGACGAGGCTGAGCCACAAGCCGACGCCGAAAACGAGCCGGTTGAGGCTGAGGACGGGGCCGATGCTGATGAGTCCATCGCCTCAGTGGACGCTGACGAAAGCGAAGCCGAGGTCGCGGAGTCCTCTGTCGATGAGGTCGCTGACGAGTCTTCGACCGCCGACGAACCGGAACAGGATGAGGCAGAGGTAGACGAGAATCCCTCCGAAGCCGAAGCCGAAGCCGAAGCCGAAGCCGAAGCCGAAGCCGAAGCCGAAGCCGAAGCCGACGAGGTGACGGAAGAGGACGGCGACGACGCTGCCGAGGCAGTGGATGTCGATGTCGAGGCCGAGCCTGCTGAGCAGGTCGAAGCCGAGCCCGACGCCGACGATGACGTGGCCGATGAGTCCGAGGACGCCGACGGTGACACGGAGCCTGAGGCCGACGACGCCGACGACGCCGACGACGCCGACGACGCCGACGAACCGGACGAGGCAGACGCGGCAGATGAAACTGTCGTCGACGAGCCCGAAACCGCATCACCTGCTGCTGCCGAAGATGCTGAGCCGGCACAGCAGGGCCGTCGGGTGCGTCGCTGGTTCCGCCGTAGCCGATAA
- a CDS encoding TM2 domain-containing protein — MTDPSPSGESSDFPPPAGYPPPPGYPPYPPAFVDPSAPFGRHPVTGEPLSDKSKVVAGLLQLVGLFGFVGIGRIYLGQTGLGVAQLLVGLATCGIGAVIWGLIDAILILTDRVRDPYGRPLRDGT; from the coding sequence ATGACTGATCCGTCACCGTCCGGAGAATCCTCGGATTTCCCGCCGCCAGCGGGATATCCGCCGCCTCCGGGCTACCCGCCCTATCCACCGGCCTTCGTGGATCCGAGCGCGCCATTTGGTCGTCATCCGGTCACCGGTGAACCGCTCTCCGACAAGTCCAAGGTGGTTGCCGGTCTGCTGCAGTTGGTCGGCCTGTTCGGCTTTGTGGGCATCGGGCGGATTTACCTGGGCCAGACCGGATTGGGCGTCGCCCAGTTGCTCGTCGGTCTGGCCACGTGCGGCATCGGTGCGGTCATCTGGGGGCTCATCGACGCGATCCTGATCCTCACCGACCGGGTCCGCGACCCGTATGGACGTCCGCTGCGCGATGGCACCTAG
- the trpB gene encoding tryptophan synthase subunit beta: MADLAGPELPRSSAGVAEPTVHDPDARGHFGPYGGRLVPEALMAVIEEVTAAYEKSRGDQSFLDELDRLQRHYSGRPSPLYEAARLSEHAGGARIFLKREDLNHTGSHKINNVLGQALLARQMGKTRVIAETGAGQHGVATATACALLGLECIIYMGAVDTARQALNVARMRLLGATVVSVEAGSKTLKDAINEAFRDWVTNADDTYYCFGTAAGPHPFPLMVRDFQRIIGMEARAQILDQAGRLPDAVAACVGGGSNAIGAFHAFIDDPAVRLVGFEAAGDGVETGRHAATFTGGSPGAFQGSFSYLLQDDDGQTIESHSISAGLDYPGVGPEHAFLKDTGRAEYRPVTDTEAMDAFSLLCRREGIIPAIESAHAVAGALKLGPELGSGSIIVVNLSGRGDKDVETAAKWFGLLDEGSVG; the protein is encoded by the coding sequence ATGGCGGATCTTGCGGGGCCGGAGTTGCCCCGTTCCAGCGCAGGCGTTGCCGAACCCACCGTTCATGATCCCGACGCTCGGGGTCACTTCGGTCCCTACGGTGGGCGGTTGGTACCCGAGGCGCTGATGGCGGTGATCGAAGAGGTCACCGCGGCCTACGAGAAGTCACGAGGCGATCAGTCCTTCCTCGACGAGCTCGACCGTCTGCAGCGGCACTACAGTGGCCGGCCCTCGCCGCTGTACGAGGCCGCCCGGTTATCCGAGCATGCCGGTGGTGCCCGTATCTTCCTCAAACGAGAAGACCTGAACCACACTGGTTCTCACAAGATCAACAACGTTCTGGGGCAGGCACTGCTGGCGCGGCAGATGGGCAAGACGCGCGTCATCGCCGAGACCGGGGCCGGACAGCACGGCGTGGCCACCGCGACGGCGTGCGCGCTGCTCGGTCTGGAATGCATCATCTACATGGGCGCGGTGGACACCGCCCGACAGGCCCTCAACGTCGCGCGCATGAGACTGCTCGGTGCGACCGTGGTGTCGGTCGAGGCCGGTTCGAAAACCCTCAAGGACGCGATCAACGAAGCGTTCCGGGACTGGGTGACGAACGCCGACGACACTTACTACTGTTTCGGAACGGCGGCCGGTCCGCATCCGTTCCCGCTGATGGTGCGTGATTTCCAGCGGATCATCGGCATGGAGGCCAGGGCGCAGATCCTCGATCAGGCGGGTCGGTTGCCCGACGCGGTCGCCGCATGCGTCGGCGGTGGCTCGAACGCCATCGGCGCATTCCACGCGTTCATCGACGACCCAGCGGTGCGGCTGGTCGGTTTCGAGGCCGCGGGCGACGGTGTCGAGACGGGTCGGCACGCCGCGACCTTCACCGGCGGGTCGCCGGGCGCGTTCCAGGGATCGTTCTCCTACCTCCTGCAGGACGACGACGGCCAGACGATCGAGTCGCATTCCATCTCGGCCGGTTTGGACTACCCGGGTGTCGGACCCGAGCATGCGTTTCTCAAGGACACCGGTCGTGCCGAGTACCGACCGGTCACCGATACCGAGGCAATGGACGCGTTCTCGCTCCTGTGCCGTCGCGAGGGCATCATCCCGGCGATCGAATCGGCGCACGCGGTGGCCGGCGCGCTCAAGCTGGGGCCGGAACTGGGCAGCGGATCGATCATCGTGGTGAACTTGTCCGGGCGTGGTGACAAGGACGTCGAGACGGCGGCCAAATGGTTCGGACTGCTCGACGAGGGGAGCGTGGGATGA
- a CDS encoding DUF2752 domain-containing protein, producing MAPSGLTSTPARRLSLLAAGGLGAGVLTYIGVADPHGPGFLFPGCPFKALTGWNCPACGGLRMTHDLLHGDVGAAVVDNVFALVGLPALIVWMLLRWRLGKPLFPMPLVVTIVVTLVLWTVVRNLPGFPLVPTISAP from the coding sequence ATGGCACCTAGCGGCCTCACCTCCACGCCGGCGAGACGGCTTTCATTGCTGGCCGCGGGCGGACTCGGTGCGGGCGTGCTGACCTATATCGGGGTGGCGGATCCTCACGGTCCCGGTTTCCTGTTCCCTGGGTGTCCGTTCAAGGCCCTGACCGGGTGGAACTGCCCGGCTTGTGGTGGCTTGCGGATGACCCACGACCTGCTGCACGGCGACGTGGGCGCAGCCGTCGTCGACAACGTTTTCGCCCTGGTCGGACTCCCGGCCCTCATCGTGTGGATGCTGCTCCGGTGGCGGCTGGGCAAACCGCTGTTCCCGATGCCGCTGGTGGTGACGATCGTGGTCACGCTGGTCCTGTGGACCGTGGTCCGGAACCTGCCGGGATTCCCGCTGGTCCCGACGATAAGCGCTCCGTAG
- the gltB gene encoding glutamate synthase large subunit: MLFSALPDAQGLYDPANEADSCGVAMITDIQGRRSHGIVSDGLTALEHLEHRGAAGAEPNSGDGAGILLQLPGELLREVVDFALPEPAADGAHTFAAGICFLPQDRDARSTACARIEALAAEEGLEVLGWRGVPVDPDGAGIGLTALGCMPHMAQLFVAAPEVDGIRPSGIELDRRVYPLRKRAEQGAGADAVYFASLSSRTIVYKGMLTTMQLPQYFPDLRDARCMSAIAIVHSRFSTNTFPSWPLAHPFRFVAHNGEINTVRGNRNRMHAREALLASARIPGDLSRLSPICTPDASDSASFDEVLELLHLGGRSLPHAVLMMIPEAWQNATTMEAEERAFWKFHASLMEPWDGPACVTFTDGTVVGAVLDRNGLRPGRWWRTVDDRIILASESGVLDVPPREIVAKGRLQPGKMFLVDTAAGRIVADDEIKEQLAAAEPYGEWLHAGLLDLGTLPERSRIQPNHDSVVRRQIAFGYTEEELRVLLTPMAASGGEPLGSMGTDTPVAVLSKRSRLLYDYFIELFAQVTNPPLDAIREEVVTSMARVMGPEENLLEPSAASCRQIVLRWPVLDNDELGKIVHINDDGDHPGLRTAVLRALYDVERGGEGLAEALDDLTLRATEAIAKGARTLVISDRDSDHTRAPVPSLLAVSAVHHHLVRTKERTKVALVVESGDAREVHHIAMLIGYGAAAVNPYLAFESIEDLIREGELTGIETVTAVRNYVKALGKGVVKVMSKMGISTVASYTAAQVFEAIGLSRDVVDEYFTGTTSQLGGVGLDVLAEEVKLRHRRAYPENPTERVHRRLEVGGEYAFRREGELHLFTPEVVFLLQHSTRAGRRDIFAKYSEEVDRLSREGGTLRGLFEFKQGLRPPVPLDEVEPVESIVSRFNTGAMSYGSISAEAHETMAIAMNNLGGRSNSGEGGEDVDRLYDPQRRSAVKQVASGRFGVTSDYLVNATDIQIKMAQGAKPGEGGQLPGYKVYPNIAKTRHSTPGVGLISPPPHHDIYSIEDLAQLIHDLKNANADARIHVKLVSSVGVGTVAAGVSKAHADVVLISGHDGGTGAAPLTSLKHAGAPWEIGLADTQQTLVLNGLRDRITVQCDGGMRSARDVIVAMLLGAEEFGFATAPLVVAGCIMMRVCHLDTCPVGVATQNPELRARFNGKPEFVENFFTFIAEDIRRYLAELGFRSIDEAVGHAEVLDTDPGVAHWKSRGLDLSPVFEVPTDFHGNVTQRRRVRGQEHGLEHALDRTLIQLAEGALEDAHPVRLELPVRNVNRTVGTLLGSEVTRRYGAAGLPDNTIHVTLTGSAGQSIGAFLPPGVTLDLIGDANDYVGKGLSGGRVIVRPPDDVLFLPEDNVIAGNTLLYGATSGEVFLRGRVGERFCARNSGALAVVEGVGDHACEYMTGGRVVILGKTGRNLAAGMSGGIAFVLGLDPARVNTEMVQLQQLEAEDLAWLHEVVAGHARHTGSTLASSILADWPRRSAQFTKVMPTDYQRVLQATRMAKAEGRDVDSAIMEASRG; encoded by the coding sequence ATGCTGTTCTCGGCATTGCCAGATGCGCAGGGGCTCTATGACCCCGCCAATGAGGCCGATTCCTGCGGTGTGGCGATGATCACCGATATCCAGGGCCGCCGCTCCCACGGCATCGTCTCCGACGGTTTGACCGCGCTGGAACACCTCGAACATCGCGGCGCCGCCGGCGCCGAGCCCAATAGCGGGGATGGTGCCGGCATCCTGCTGCAATTGCCGGGCGAGCTGCTGCGCGAAGTAGTCGATTTCGCGCTGCCGGAGCCGGCTGCCGATGGCGCTCACACCTTCGCCGCGGGCATCTGCTTCCTGCCCCAGGACCGCGACGCGCGCAGTACGGCCTGTGCCCGCATCGAGGCTCTGGCCGCTGAAGAAGGCCTCGAGGTTCTGGGCTGGCGGGGGGTGCCGGTGGATCCCGACGGTGCCGGTATCGGTCTGACTGCGCTGGGCTGTATGCCCCATATGGCGCAGCTGTTTGTTGCGGCACCCGAGGTCGACGGCATCCGTCCGAGCGGTATCGAGCTCGACCGCAGGGTCTACCCGCTCCGCAAGCGGGCTGAGCAGGGCGCGGGGGCCGACGCGGTCTATTTCGCGTCGCTGTCCAGCCGGACGATCGTTTACAAGGGCATGTTGACGACAATGCAGCTGCCGCAATACTTTCCCGACCTTCGGGACGCGCGTTGCATGAGCGCGATCGCGATCGTGCACAGCCGGTTCTCCACCAATACCTTCCCGTCCTGGCCACTGGCGCATCCGTTCCGGTTCGTGGCGCACAACGGGGAGATCAACACCGTGCGCGGAAACCGCAACCGCATGCACGCCCGGGAGGCGCTACTGGCGAGCGCCCGGATTCCCGGTGACCTGAGCCGGTTATCGCCGATCTGCACGCCGGACGCCTCCGATTCGGCGTCCTTCGACGAGGTACTTGAGCTGCTGCACCTGGGCGGGCGCAGCCTGCCGCACGCCGTGCTGATGATGATCCCCGAGGCGTGGCAGAACGCCACCACGATGGAGGCCGAGGAGCGCGCGTTCTGGAAGTTCCATGCTTCGCTGATGGAACCGTGGGACGGGCCGGCCTGCGTCACGTTCACCGACGGCACCGTGGTGGGGGCGGTGTTGGACCGCAACGGTTTACGGCCGGGACGCTGGTGGCGCACGGTCGATGACCGGATCATCCTGGCCAGTGAGAGCGGTGTACTCGATGTGCCGCCGCGGGAGATCGTCGCCAAGGGTCGCCTGCAACCCGGGAAGATGTTCCTGGTCGACACCGCCGCCGGACGGATCGTCGCCGATGACGAGATCAAGGAGCAGTTGGCCGCGGCGGAGCCCTACGGTGAGTGGCTGCATGCCGGTCTGCTGGATCTCGGCACATTGCCCGAACGGTCCCGGATCCAGCCGAATCACGATTCGGTGGTGCGCCGGCAGATCGCGTTCGGCTACACCGAGGAGGAACTGCGGGTTCTCCTGACCCCGATGGCGGCTTCAGGTGGGGAGCCGCTCGGCTCGATGGGGACCGATACCCCCGTCGCGGTGCTCTCGAAGCGCTCACGGTTGCTCTACGACTACTTCATCGAACTGTTCGCGCAGGTGACCAATCCACCGCTGGATGCGATCCGCGAGGAGGTGGTCACCTCGATGGCCCGGGTCATGGGTCCCGAGGAGAATCTGCTGGAACCTTCGGCTGCGTCGTGCCGTCAAATCGTGTTGCGGTGGCCGGTTCTCGACAACGATGAGTTGGGCAAGATCGTCCACATCAATGATGACGGTGACCATCCGGGTCTGCGTACCGCCGTGCTCCGTGCCCTCTACGACGTCGAGCGCGGCGGCGAAGGGCTGGCTGAAGCGCTCGATGACCTGACGTTGCGCGCCACCGAGGCGATCGCCAAAGGTGCTCGCACCCTGGTGATCTCTGATCGCGATTCCGACCACACGCGGGCCCCGGTCCCGTCGCTGCTGGCGGTTTCGGCGGTACATCACCACTTGGTGCGCACCAAGGAACGCACCAAGGTGGCACTTGTCGTGGAAAGCGGTGACGCCCGCGAGGTCCATCACATCGCCATGCTCATCGGGTACGGAGCCGCCGCGGTCAACCCGTATCTCGCGTTCGAGTCGATCGAGGACCTGATCCGCGAGGGCGAGCTCACCGGGATCGAGACTGTCACTGCCGTGCGCAATTACGTCAAGGCGCTGGGCAAGGGCGTGGTCAAGGTGATGAGCAAGATGGGCATCTCCACGGTCGCGTCCTATACTGCCGCGCAGGTTTTCGAGGCGATCGGGCTGAGCCGCGACGTCGTCGACGAGTACTTCACCGGTACCACCAGCCAACTCGGCGGTGTCGGACTGGATGTACTGGCCGAGGAGGTCAAGCTTCGACACCGGCGTGCGTATCCGGAGAATCCCACCGAGCGGGTACATCGTCGGCTCGAGGTCGGCGGCGAGTACGCGTTCCGCCGAGAGGGGGAACTGCACCTGTTCACCCCGGAAGTGGTTTTTCTGCTTCAGCATTCGACCCGCGCCGGGCGCCGTGACATCTTCGCCAAGTATTCCGAGGAGGTCGACCGGCTGTCCAGGGAAGGCGGGACGCTGCGCGGCCTGTTCGAGTTCAAGCAGGGGTTGCGGCCGCCGGTGCCGCTGGACGAGGTTGAACCGGTCGAGTCGATTGTGAGCCGGTTCAACACGGGCGCAATGAGTTACGGATCCATCTCGGCAGAGGCCCACGAGACCATGGCCATCGCCATGAACAACCTCGGTGGCCGGTCGAACAGCGGTGAAGGCGGTGAGGACGTCGACCGGCTCTACGATCCGCAGCGGCGAAGTGCCGTCAAGCAGGTGGCTTCGGGCCGCTTCGGCGTCACCAGCGACTATCTGGTGAATGCCACCGATATCCAGATCAAGATGGCTCAGGGCGCCAAACCCGGTGAGGGGGGCCAGCTCCCGGGTTACAAGGTCTATCCCAACATCGCCAAGACCCGGCACTCCACTCCGGGCGTGGGGTTGATCTCGCCGCCCCCGCACCACGACATCTATTCGATCGAGGATCTTGCCCAGCTCATCCACGACCTGAAGAACGCGAACGCCGACGCGCGGATCCACGTGAAGCTGGTGAGCAGCGTCGGGGTCGGTACGGTCGCGGCCGGGGTGTCGAAGGCGCACGCCGACGTGGTGCTGATCTCCGGGCACGACGGCGGCACCGGCGCCGCGCCGTTGACCTCGCTCAAGCATGCCGGGGCACCGTGGGAGATCGGCCTGGCCGATACCCAGCAGACGTTGGTGCTCAACGGTTTGCGTGACCGGATCACCGTGCAGTGCGACGGCGGCATGCGCAGTGCCCGCGACGTGATCGTGGCTATGTTGTTGGGGGCCGAGGAATTCGGTTTCGCCACGGCGCCGCTGGTGGTGGCGGGCTGCATCATGATGCGGGTCTGTCATCTGGATACCTGCCCGGTCGGAGTGGCCACGCAGAACCCCGAACTACGGGCGCGGTTCAACGGCAAGCCCGAGTTCGTGGAGAACTTCTTCACGTTCATCGCCGAGGACATTCGCCGCTATCTCGCCGAGCTGGGATTCCGTAGCATCGACGAGGCGGTCGGCCATGCCGAGGTGCTCGACACTGATCCCGGTGTGGCGCACTGGAAGAGCCGTGGACTCGACCTCAGCCCTGTCTTCGAGGTTCCCACCGATTTCCACGGCAACGTGACACAGCGCCGTCGGGTGCGCGGTCAGGAGCACGGGCTCGAGCACGCCCTGGACCGCACCCTCATCCAACTCGCCGAGGGGGCACTCGAGGACGCCCACCCGGTTCGGCTGGAGCTGCCCGTCCGCAACGTCAACCGAACGGTGGGTACCCTGCTCGGCTCGGAGGTCACCCGCCGCTATGGTGCCGCTGGGTTGCCCGACAACACCATTCACGTCACGCTCACCGGGTCCGCCGGCCAGTCGATCGGCGCATTCTTGCCGCCCGGCGTCACGCTGGATCTGATCGGTGATGCCAACGACTATGTGGGCAAGGGTCTTTCCGGCGGTCGGGTGATCGTGCGGCCGCCAGATGATGTGCTGTTCCTGCCGGAGGACAACGTGATCGCCGGCAACACCCTGCTCTATGGCGCCACCTCGGGCGAGGTGTTCCTGCGGGGGCGGGTCGGTGAGCGCTTCTGTGCCCGCAATTCCGGGGCCTTGGCCGTCGTCGAGGGAGTCGGAGACCACGCGTGTGAGTACATGACCGGCGGCCGGGTGGTGATCCTGGGCAAGACCGGGCGCAATCTGGCGGCCGGCATGTCCGGTGGTATCGCCTTCGTGCTCGGCCTGGACCCGGCCCGGGTCAACACCGAAATGGTGCAACTGCAGCAGTTGGAGGCAGAGGACCTGGCCTGGCTGCACGAGGTGGTCGCCGGCCACGCGCGCCATACCGGCAGCACGTTGGCGTCGTCGATTCTGGCTGACTGGCCCAGACGCAGTGCGCAATTCACCAAAGTAATGCCCACCGACTACCAGCGTGTTCTGCAGGCGACCCGGATGGCCAAGGCCGAGGGACGCGATGTGGACAGCGCGATCATGGAGGCCAGCCGTGGCTGA
- the trpA gene encoding tryptophan synthase subunit alpha: protein MSRLAELFDGCRAESRAALIGYLPTGFPDVQTSIAAMTALVESGCDLVEVGVPYSDPGMDGPTIAAATEAALAGGVRVRDTLAAVEAISNAGGRAVVMTYWNPVLRKGVDTFARDLASAGGCGLITPDLIPEEADDWFAASEAHDLDRIFVVAPSSTPERLAATANASRGFVYAASTMGVTGARDVVSNAAPELVRRVREVSDIPVGVGLGVRSGAQAAEIGAYADGVIVGSALVSALGEGLDALRRLTEELANGVRQRISA, encoded by the coding sequence ATGAGCCGGCTGGCGGAGTTGTTCGACGGCTGCCGTGCCGAGAGTCGTGCCGCGCTGATCGGTTACCTACCGACCGGGTTCCCGGACGTGCAGACCTCGATCGCGGCGATGACCGCGCTGGTCGAATCCGGTTGCGACCTCGTCGAGGTCGGTGTGCCGTACTCGGATCCGGGGATGGACGGACCGACGATCGCCGCCGCCACCGAGGCCGCGCTGGCCGGCGGCGTGCGGGTGCGTGACACCTTGGCCGCGGTCGAGGCAATCAGCAACGCTGGTGGCCGCGCCGTGGTGATGACCTACTGGAACCCGGTGCTGCGCAAGGGCGTTGACACCTTCGCCCGCGACCTTGCCTCCGCCGGTGGATGCGGTCTGATCACCCCGGATCTGATCCCCGAGGAAGCCGACGACTGGTTCGCCGCATCCGAGGCGCACGATCTCGACCGGATCTTCGTGGTCGCGCCCTCTTCGACGCCGGAACGGCTCGCGGCGACAGCGAACGCTTCGCGCGGATTCGTCTACGCCGCATCGACCATGGGCGTCACCGGAGCACGTGACGTGGTCTCGAACGCGGCCCCGGAACTGGTCCGGCGCGTCAGGGAAGTATCCGACATCCCGGTCGGGGTCGGGTTGGGTGTGCGCTCGGGAGCGCAGGCCGCCGAGATCGGCGCCTATGCCGACGGCGTCATCGTCGGGTCGGCACTCGTGTCAGCCCTGGGCGAGGGGCTGGACGCCCTCCGTCGACTCACCGAAGAACTGGCCAACGGCGTTAGGCAGAGGATTTCAGCTTGA